The following DNA comes from Alienimonas californiensis.
CCGACCAAACCGATCGCCGCCGCCAGCGGGGTGAGGCGGCGGTCGGCGTTGTCCTGCCGGAGCGTCAGGCGGTGCTCCGCCCGGCTCGTAAACATGCGGTAGGGCTCGTCCGCCCCCTTCGTCACCAGGTCGTCGATCAGCACGCCGAGGTAGCCTTCGTCCCGACCGATCGCCAGCGGCGGCTTCCCAGCGACCGCCAGCGCAGCGTTCGCCCCGGCCAGCAGGCCCTGCCCGGCGGCCTCCTCATAGCCGGTCGTGCCGTTGATCTGCCCGGCGAAGTACAGCCCCCGCACCCGGTGCGTTTCGAGCGTATTTTTGAGCTGCGTCGGCGGGGCGAAGTCGTACTCGACGGCGTAGCCAAGCCGCGTGATGCGGGCCCGTTCCAACCCGCGGATGCCGCGGACGAGCTCTTCCTGCACGTCCCGCGGCAGACTGGTCGAGATGCCGTTGCAATACACCTCGCGGGTGTCGCGGCCCTCCGGCTCGAGGAACACCTGGTGCGAGGACTTGTCGGCGAAGCGGACGACCTTGTCCTCGATGCTCGGGCAGTACCGCGGCCCGGTCCCGTGGATCTGCCCGGAGTACATCGGCGCCCGGTGCAGGTTCGCCCGGATCAGGTCGTGGACGGCGGGGGTCGTCTCCGTGAGGTAGCAGTCGACCTGCGGCTGGGCGATGCGGTGGGTGAGGTACGAAAACGGCCGCGGGTCCGCGTCGCCGGGCTGGGGCTCGCAGGCGGCCCAGTCGACCGACCCGCCGTGCACCCGGCAGGGGGTGCCGGTCTTGAACCGGGACAGTTCGAAGCCCAACTCCCGCAGGGCGCCGGAGAGGCCGGAGGTGGTCCCCTCCCCCGCCCGGCCGCCCTTCGCCTGCGCCTCGCCGGTGTGCATTACCGCGGACATAAAGGTGCCGGTCGTCAACACGACGGCCGGGGCGTGAAAGACCGTGCCGTCGGCGACGCGAACCCCTGCAATCCGGTGATGAGGGAGGGGTGATGGGGAAGGGGTGGCGTCACCGTCGACTTCGTTCCTCCTCCCCCCTTCCTCCTCACTCATCACCAAGCCAACCACCGTCTCCTGCCGGACGCTCACGCCCGCCGCGTCCTCGACGGCAAATTTGACGAAGCGACGGTAGTCCTGCTTGTCGGCCTGGGCGCGGGGGCTGTGCATCGCCGGCCCCTTGGACTGGTTCAGCATGCGGAACTGAATGCCGGTGGCGTCGATCGCCCGGCCCATCAGGCCGCCGAGGGCGTCGATCTCCCGCACGATCTGCCCCTTGCCGACTCCGCCGATCGCCGGATTGCAGCTCATCACGCCGACGGTGTCGCAACTCATCGAGAGCAGCAGCGTGTCCGCCCCCAGCCGGGCCGCCGCCAGCGCGGCCTCCACCCCGGCGTGGCCGCCGCCGATCACGATGACGTCGTGGCGATGGACAGCGGACGAGGGCATAGCGAACGGGGGCGGGGCGAAAGCGGAGCGGAGCGGCGACCACTCTACGGAGTCGCCGGCGGTCCGTCGGGTTCGCCGAGTGTTCGCAGGGACCTCCCACGGGGCCGTCCCACCGGCAAACAACAGGCTTCGATCCTACTCCGCCTCGCTTCCGGAGAGGCGGCGGTGCGAAGCGGACGGGCCGCGACGGAAGCCTGCTCGCTTCAAAGAAAAACGCCCGAGCCGACGAGTCGGCCCGGGCGTCGACGGGTTCGCCGCGGTGGACGGGTGGCGGCCGTCAGACCTCGTTGTTGGGGTCGTAGCCGGGGTTGTTCGGGTCGATCACGCCCGAATCGGACTCGCCGCCGACCGGGGTGGGGTCGGTGGACGGTTCGCGGACGGAATCGCCGCAGCCCGCGAACAGGCAGGGGGCGAGCAGCAGGGCGGCGGCGGTCAGCAAGCGGGCCCGGATCATTGGAACACCTCGGGACAAAGAGTGGAACGGCGCCACGCTAACGTCGCGTCCGCCGCGTCGCCTCCGAACGCGGGTTCGCTGCTCCCAGCGCTTCGGGCTGGTCCCCGCGTTCGGGACGACCGTCGGCTGGCGGCCGACGGGCGCTATGCCTCGCCGGGCGACGCAGCCGCGCCTCAGACGCCTTCGGAGCCCGGCTCCGGGCTCGCCGGGGGCGGTTCGCCGCCGACGGAGGGCTCACTGGCGTCGTCGCCGCAACCGAGCATCAGGCAGGGGGCGAGCAGCAGGGCGA
Coding sequences within:
- the mnmG gene encoding tRNA uridine-5-carboxymethylaminomethyl(34) synthesis enzyme MnmG: MPSSAVHRHDVIVIGGGHAGVEAALAAARLGADTLLLSMSCDTVGVMSCNPAIGGVGKGQIVREIDALGGLMGRAIDATGIQFRMLNQSKGPAMHSPRAQADKQDYRRFVKFAVEDAAGVSVRQETVVGLVMSEEEGGRRNEVDGDATPSPSPLPHHRIAGVRVADGTVFHAPAVVLTTGTFMSAVMHTGEAQAKGGRAGEGTTSGLSGALRELGFELSRFKTGTPCRVHGGSVDWAACEPQPGDADPRPFSYLTHRIAQPQVDCYLTETTPAVHDLIRANLHRAPMYSGQIHGTGPRYCPSIEDKVVRFADKSSHQVFLEPEGRDTREVYCNGISTSLPRDVQEELVRGIRGLERARITRLGYAVEYDFAPPTQLKNTLETHRVRGLYFAGQINGTTGYEEAAGQGLLAGANAALAVAGKPPLAIGRDEGYLGVLIDDLVTKGADEPYRMFTSRAEHRLTLRQDNADRRLTPLAAAIGLVGPERTEQLARHEAEIARCEAFLEAHRIEGKTLAERLRRPEVTLESFAELPEWRAERFDPRAAEQAAIGAKYAGYIARQAVEVRKAQRWGAVRIPDGFDFAAVEHLRHEAREKLGSVRPADVGQAGRISGITPADLSVLVVALERAGRDAAAGERSVPLYGAIATDGRTRFFEPARK